In the genome of candidate division WOR-3 bacterium, one region contains:
- a CDS encoding HAD family hydrolase yields MNGKLKSMYSRKKAVIFDLFHTLITLDGLADDVPQTHEIIGVTREEWEDRIFSDVDEKLKGIEKNPYNIMEKMIRALKPSIEDELILLALKNRTERFERALLKVPEISLMSLEKMKKEGKLLGLISNADVIEISGWDNSPLKELFDAPVFSCRVGCMKPEKEIYCICLEKLGVKARDSFFVGDGGSDELPGAKNAGLETVMITGYVEKRWPHLIPERKKHADFVIRTLDELS; encoded by the coding sequence GTGAACGGGAAACTGAAAAGCATGTATTCACGCAAAAAAGCCGTCATATTCGACCTTTTTCACACTCTCATCACTCTCGACGGTCTGGCCGATGATGTCCCTCAAACACACGAGATAATCGGAGTGACGAGGGAAGAGTGGGAGGATCGGATTTTTTCCGACGTAGATGAAAAACTCAAAGGGATAGAGAAAAATCCGTACAATATTATGGAAAAAATGATTCGCGCTCTAAAACCTTCGATTGAAGACGAATTAATACTTTTGGCACTAAAAAACAGAACGGAGCGCTTTGAAAGAGCTTTGCTGAAAGTCCCGGAAATTTCTCTGATGTCACTTGAGAAAATGAAAAAAGAGGGAAAATTATTGGGCCTGATTAGCAACGCTGACGTCATAGAGATATCCGGATGGGACAATTCTCCGCTGAAAGAATTGTTCGACGCGCCCGTTTTTTCGTGCCGTGTAGGCTGCATGAAGCCGGAAAAAGAGATATATTGCATTTGCCTTGAAAAACTCGGGGTCAAAGCGAGGGACAGTTTTTTTGTCGGCGACGGAGGGAGTGACGAGCTTCCGGGAGCTAAAAACGCGGGGCTCGAAACCGTAATGATAACCGGATACGTCGAAAAAAGATGGCCGCATCTAATTCCCGAAAGGAAAAAACACGCAGATTTCGTCATCAGAACTTTAGACGAGTTGTCGTGA